The nucleotide window TTCTAACACATAGGTGACATGTTCCAACATATGACAACTATGTTGGAATATGTACCAACATATCACCAATATGTTGCAACATACGACACAAGATGAACAAAATGTAGGACAACTGAACAAAACTGAATTTCTACAATCATATGAACAAAATTGTcacaaaaagaagaacaaaagcaacaaaaatgactcttcactgaacaacaacaaaaatgattcTTTACATATACATTTCCTaaaaattagggcttttttgggtttgttgattttctttcaaaaacaaaaataattggtACCATTACACcattattcaattttcacatCTACAAAACGATTTCTTGTTCATTAACCCAAGAAAAGAACTTAGTATCAAGAGTGTGTTGTTCAAAATTGTAAAATCTTTCAAGAAAATGACTTACCCATTTTAAGTCGAACACGACCTTCACTTAAGAAAGAGAGAGGGAGTGACGGTCGGAGATGAGGAGGAAGATAATGGGGGAGAATGATCGAAttttctaaggaagaagaagaagagaagaacgCTGgagggaagaagaaagaaaattctattttcttttaatatttctttttaaatagaaagtttaaaaaaaagtggttttttgaattttataaaacattagaaaattttgaaaatgttaatttaatcctaaattaacttaattactttttaaaataaatttgaccatttcTTGATCAAATATCACCAAAAACCAAAGCAAAACTTTATTGACacctttcatttaattttcttgaatatattAGTAGTCTTTCTTTTAGTATAGCATCCCGTCTTCCGCGCCACAAACTGGCATGTCTTCTTCAGTTCTCTTTCACACACACAAAATAGAGACAGAACGGTTTGGATTTGACCCAATAAATTAAATGCTACCATTGAAAAATCTggtcaagttttttttttttgtcctgtGTCAAGAACTGGAATTTAATTTTTCTGCAATAATGTAAGTAGTGATTATCAGAATCTGCAAAATACAATTGAACTAGGTAAAAGACAATTTTTCCAGCTGTAGTCTTCATTTTATGTTTGCTCATTTTTATAAGTAGAGAGATTCTTGAAACATACTTCTCTCTTTCTGCAAATTGCTGTAAAAAAGAGACTCCCAAAAGGTCTGagtttgttactttttttttaattgatttttttggttGGATTCTGATAATGAGAActtttttattgtcattttttaGCAGAAGGGTCTTGATCTGTGTGTGGAGGGGTGAAATCTTGATTTTTGTTGTGGGTTTTATCTGTGAATGAAATCTTGTGTACAAAGATGGACCAAACAATTGAAAGGTCTTCAAATGCACATAGGGGTTTTCGAGTTCAGCCTCCACTGGTGAGTGTTctatcttcatttttatttttttgttgatttctgATTAATTCCTTTGTTTCAATACCCTTATGAAAATTTCTGGTAAAGGAGCAACTTTTGGTGCTTGggttgttttgaatttattctTTTGGGATTTGGATTAGCATAATATTCCTGCTGAATCGGCAGCATTTCTCCTTAGAATTCAGCTCACATCCTTCTTCAACGTCTTTTGGGAAGAGGGGTTGTTCAAATGATAAACACCCTCCACTTTGAACCCTAAGTTGTGGGCTCTAGTAACCAAGGGAACAAAAACGTGGGAGTTTCTAGGGAGGggtaaaaaagattaaaaaagaaaataaaaaaagggtgtgggtgggtgggtgggggggggggggaatgaAAATGTGACTTCTGGGTTTATGTTTTCctgaatttgaaataaaaattgagaaatttgttCTTCACTTTATGCAGTTTGCTGTTACTCATATCTGCTAGTCATACTGCCTTGTTTTGATAAGTTTTCATTGGATATGATGAGGATGGTTTCCAGAATATTTGTTTTTGGATAATGGGAGGCGTCTGGGGTAGTTTGCATAAGACCTAGACTATTCAATGACTACTTGCTAATCTGTCCATGATACCTAggcaacaacatacccagtggggtctagggaggtTAGAGTATACACAGGTCTTACCTTTACTTTACGGTCTATCTCGAAGAGGTAGAGAATCTGTTTTGGAGGACCCTCAGCTCaaatacaacaaattaaagtagCAAATAATTACCTACCGTTTTCAGTGGACCCTCAGTCATTGATCCTCCTAACCTCCGCCACTTGCTCCCTCAGGTCCCTATCTACTAAAATACCTACTACATCCTATCCATCGAGCCACCTAAGTACATAGGCAAACGGAAGGAAATAATTACCTAGTTTTTTTGCCTCAACTAGGAGTTTGAACTCTAATATCCCATGATCATCATCCACTTCATTAACTGCTAAGTCATACACTTGGGCGTAACCCaatccaaaagctagctcatgggGGAAAATGCCCAAGATAATATAAAGAGACCAATTACCCCATCCACAACCATGTGGAACTCTAACACTTGCTTCATAAATCAAACTTCTTTCAACTGACTGACTTTGAGTATGGAGAATCTAAATGTGAATGGTATGTATATGAGtgtgatataatattttaatctaGTTCGATTCATATGTCTACATATTGGAAATTTGTACACAGGCTTCATAAACTGCTGTAAATTAAGCCTCTAGATGCATTGTACTTTGTGATTCGTCATAATATGTTAAAGTAGCTCATCTTTCTTGATGGACTGAGGATGGTGTAACTAGTAGAAATAGCAGCTTACTTTATGTGTGCATAAAGTTGCAGAAGACTATGTATTCACGTGTATATGGatgtaaaaagtattatgaTTTTTGCAGAATGATTGAGGATAAGTACCATTCTGAGAACTCCTTAGTGAATGAGGTAGTAACTCTTTTATCTGAAAGAGCTGCAAAAAGTGGTGGTTAAATGAGGGAAACTTAAGACGATGAAACATATAAGATTGATATTTGCTAGGGGGAATGGGGAAAATCAAAGGTGAAAGCAATAAAATCAACATTAGGAATCgaagaaaaaggaaagtgtTCAGTACCAACAAGGTACATCAGTAATACTGCTCCTCtctgtcctagccttggtggacagagttacctagCACCTGctgctggtgggaggtgacaggtatcccatggaattagtcgagCTGCGCAAAAGTTGGCCCGGACACCacggtcataaaaaaaaataaaaaaatactggTCCTCTCCATTCTGAGAACTTCAGCTGCTATATCTAGCAACTTTGTGGAGGTGCCTTTCTGTCAGGTCCTAGCTCTTTATTCATGCTGGTACAATGATGACCCTACACACAAGTGAAGCTATGCTAGAGGAACAAATATGGATTTATAAAGGGTAACAGAACACACTGCTGGTCAAGAGACATCAGTGTAATTACCTTTTACCAGGACATAATTTGTCATCAAACAAGCTAAATTTAATGTGGTTAGCATGTGAGCTGACTTTTGGCATTTAGCTTTTCCAGAATTGGAGGATGCAAAGAAGCAAATCATGGATTGGCTACCTAGCTCTAGTATGCATTAAAGGTTTTAAAAGTCATATGGTTAAGGTTAACATTGGGTACGTATTGTCTTATAGCAATAGATTGTGTTGGGGGTGCTAATTATCTGAAAAATCAATAGCAGTAGATTGTTTTGGTGAAGGCTCCAAAAAGTATGATTTTTTAAGTGGTACCGCATTGAGTAATAAGGGCCACTtgactttattttttctttctgttaATGAAAGTTGTTGGCAGGGAGACCCTTTAGTTATATATGTGGAAAACCATCATTTACATGCATTATTCATCGGAGAGAGTACTTTGCTATTATAAGCATGTGGGGCTGTCTTCTGCGCTATTGATCGATTTGTCGAGTAATGATTAATAACACTGACCTCCAAACCCCaccaaaaaaaggagaagaagaaagaaacagTGAAAGAACagaaatagacaaaaaaaataaaggtttTGGTATTATCTGGCAAGGCTTATTTGAAAAGCTTTTAGCTAGTAAAATTATGATCTTCTGTTTTTAAACTTGTGTATATACCTTGCTCAGGCTTTTTGAGTTCTCAAAAATCAGattgaaatatatatactaaactTTTCTTTCTCGATTTGTGTTAATAGCTAAGAATAATATTTTGTCTTTCTTATTGTTTTGGTGTTATTGTAGAAAAAACATTCCTCGCATGCTACATTTTCTGGTTGTTAGAGAAATTATATATACCTGCATTTCCTTAATTTTGCAGGTTGATTCTGTATCATGCTATTGCAATGTTGATTCGGGCTTAAAGACAGTTGCTGGGGCAAGAAAATTTGTCCCAGGTTCAAAACTTTGTATCCAGTCAGACATCAGTTCTCATGCACACAAAAGTAAAAACTCTCGAAGGGAGAGGTCAAGAGTGCAGCCACCTCTTCTGCCTAGCCTACCTGATGATCTTGCAATTGCTTGTCTAGTACGTGTTCCTCGTGTTGAACTTAGCAAGCTCCGTCTAGTTTGCAAAAGATGGTATAGGCTTCTTGCTGGTAACTTCTTTTACTCTCAAAGGAAGAGTCTTGGAATGGCTGAAGAGTGGGTATATGTGGTTAAAAGAGATCGTGATGGACGGATTTCATGGCATGCATTTGACCCAACTTACCAACTTTGGCAGCCACTTCCACCTGTTCCAGGGGATTATAGTGAAGCCCTTGGATTTGGTTGTGCTGTTCTTAGTGGTTGCCATCTTTATTTGTTTGGAGGGAAAGATCCAATCAAGGGGTCTATGCGAAGGGTAATCTTTTACAATGCTCGAACAAATAGATGGCAGAGGGCACCAGACATGCTCCGCAAACGCCATTTCTTTGGCTCTTGTGTAATTAATAATTGTCTTTATGTTGCTGGTGGAGAATGTGAAGGAATACAGAGGACTCTTCGTTCAGCTGAAGTTTATGACCCAAACAGGAAGCGCTGGAGTTTTATTGCTGATATGAGCACAGCTATGGTGCCTTTTATTGGGGTAGTGTATGATGGGAAGTGGTTTATAAAAGGTTTGGGATCCCACAGAGAAGTTCTCAGTGAAGCTTATAACCCTGATACAAATGCATGGAGCCCAGTTAACAACAGGATGGTTGCTGGTTGGCGCAACCCAAGCATCTCCATGAATGGTTGTCTATATGCTTTGGATTGTCGTGATGGGTGCAAACTTAGAGTATATGATGAATCTACTCAGTCATGGATCAGATTTATTGATAGCAAGCTCCACCTTGGAAGTTCTCGTGCTTTGGAAGCTGCTGCTCTGGTTCCCCTTAATGGTAAACTTTGTATAATTCGTAACAACATGAGCATCAGCATCATTGATGTGTTGAGTCCTGATAAGCGTGTGGAAACTAACCCTCATCTTTGGGAAAACATTGCTGGTAAAGGTCACTTCAGAACTATGTTCACAAATTTATGGTCAAGTATCGCAGGACGAGCAGGTTTGAAGAGTCATATTGTGCACTGTCAGGTTTTACAAGTTTGAGCATTGGAAGTCTTAGCCACTCTTGATGAGAACTGAGAGCTGCTTCTACTTTCtgtttcaagaacaaaattttctGGAGTTGCAGTTCCGAATCATCAGCATGCTCCTGCTTTGGTTATGAATCAAATAATTCCATCGTACTTTTAGACTTCCAAATGACCTTCGGCAGCCTCAGCAGTTATTTCTTGCCTTGAAGTGTATGTAGATGGATGTCTCCTGGAATTGTTTGGATTTGTCTCGAAGAGAAGATGTTGAGGTT belongs to Solanum stenotomum isolate F172 chromosome 1, ASM1918654v1, whole genome shotgun sequence and includes:
- the LOC125848581 gene encoding F-box/kelch-repeat protein At1g55270-like gives rise to the protein MDQTIERSSNAHRGFRVQPPLVDSVSCYCNVDSGLKTVAGARKFVPGSKLCIQSDISSHAHKSKNSRRERSRVQPPLLPSLPDDLAIACLVRVPRVELSKLRLVCKRWYRLLAGNFFYSQRKSLGMAEEWVYVVKRDRDGRISWHAFDPTYQLWQPLPPVPGDYSEALGFGCAVLSGCHLYLFGGKDPIKGSMRRVIFYNARTNRWQRAPDMLRKRHFFGSCVINNCLYVAGGECEGIQRTLRSAEVYDPNRKRWSFIADMSTAMVPFIGVVYDGKWFIKGLGSHREVLSEAYNPDTNAWSPVNNRMVAGWRNPSISMNGCLYALDCRDGCKLRVYDESTQSWIRFIDSKLHLGSSRALEAAALVPLNGKLCIIRNNMSISIIDVLSPDKRVETNPHLWENIAGKGHFRTMFTNLWSSIAGRAGLKSHIVHCQVLQV